In the Quercus lobata isolate SW786 chromosome 5, ValleyOak3.0 Primary Assembly, whole genome shotgun sequence genome, one interval contains:
- the LOC115991862 gene encoding pentatricopeptide repeat-containing protein At3g26782, mitochondrial-like, whose translation MRICVKKLAALNPPHCQLRFVFYHAEAQTKFLLQPIEPDTCVSLIKQCRTFRSLQSVHTSMLKSHLHLNLFFSTNLIAQYSSLGSMSHAYTLFSTFQSNDVFLWNVMIQGFVDNGLYYRSMLLYSQMRELGIQPDNFTFPFVLKACGCVKDVKFGVIVHGNVMEFGYVSDVYVGNSLISMYGKCEHLDTSRLVFDKMPQKNIVSWSSMIGAYVQNGHYEEGVLLFSQMLGGGIRPNRAVILNVMACVNRGNEADDICRVVIDNGLDFDRSVQNAAMVMYARCGRIDIARRFFDGILEKDLVSWASMIEAYAQADLSLEALKLFKQMILQRILLDSVTLLSVIHACSNLAFFQHARCVHGIITRRFYKNQIALETSLIDLYVKCGSLVYARKYFDKMQERNIVSWSTLISGYGIHGNGREALYLFDQMKASIKPDHVAFLSVLSACSHGGLIVEGWECFNSMSRDFQVTPRPEHYACMVDLLGRAGRLNEARDFIERMPTRPDAGVWGALLGACRIHLNVELAEVAAKYLFELDADNPGRYVLLSNIYSSSGKRNDADRVRALMKRRGVRKIAGHTIIEIENKVYTFVAGDQSNPQTSLIYTELEKMINRIREVGYMPDLNFVLHDVEEEMKEKMLNVHSEKLAIVFGLLNTRPDSVIRIKKNLRVCGDCHTATKFISKVTEREIIVRDAHRFHHFKEGACSCGDYW comes from the exons ATGCGAATTTGTGTAAAG AAGCTAGCTGCATTGAATCCTCCACACTGTCAGTTACGTTTTGTCTTCTACCATGCAGAAGCACAAACCAAGTTCCTTCTCCAACCAATTGAGCCGGACACATGTGTCTCATTGATCAAGCAATGCAGGACCTTTCGATCTTTGCAATCTGTCCACACTTCCATGCTCAAATCACATCTTCACCTAAACCTCTTTTTTTCAACCAACCTCATTGCCCAATATTCCTCTCTAGGATCCATGTCTCATGCCTACACCCTTTTCTCAACCTTCCAATCCAATGATGTCTTCCTTTGGAATGTAATGATCCAAGGCTTTGTTGACAATGGCCTATATTACCGTTCCATGCTTCTATACAGCCAAATGCGAGAACTGGGAATTCAACCTGACaattttacttttccttttgttCTCAAGGCGTGTGGATGTGTTAAGGATGTCAAATTTGGGGTTATAGTTCATGGCAACGTGATGGAATTTGGCTATGTATCAGATGTTTATGTTGGTAATTCACTCATTTCCATGTATGGTAAGTGTGAGCATCTTGATACTTCTCGGCTAGTTTTTGACAAAATGCCCCAAAAAAATATAGTCTCTTGGAGTTCAATGATTGGTGCATATGTGCAAAATGGGCATTATGAAGAAGGAGTGTTGCTGTTCTCACAGATGTTGGGTGGAGGAATCAGACCAAACAGGGCTGTTATATTAAATGTTATGGCATGTGTAAATAGAGGAAATGAGGCTGATGATATATGTAGAGTTGTGATAGATAATGGACTTGATTTTGATCGATCTGTCCAAAATGCAGCAATGGTAATGTATGCACGATGTGGGAGAATTGACATTGCTCGAAGATTCTTTGATGGAATCCTTGAGAAGGATTTGGTGTCTTGGGCATCCATGATTGAAGCTTATGCTCAAGCTGATTTGTCTCTTGAAGCCTTAAAGCTCTTTAAACAGATGATATTACAAAGAATTTTACTTGATTCGGTGACCCTTTTGAGTGTGATTCATGCTTGTTcaaatttagcatttttccaGCATGCACGCTGCGTTCATGGGATCATTACTCGTAGATTTTACAAAAACCAAATAGCACTTGAAACTTCTCTAATCGATCTCTATGTAAAATGTGGAAGTTTGGTATATgctagaaaatattttgataagaTGCAGGAAAGAAATATAGTCTCATGGAGTACGTTAATTTCAGGATATGGAATACATGGCAATGGTAGAGAAGCGCTCTACCTATTTGATCAGATGAAGGCCTCAATAAAGCCAGACCATGTTGCATTTTTGTCGGTCTTGTCTGCTTGCAGTCATGGTGGATTGATTGTCGAAGGATGGGAATGCTTCAATTCCATGAGTAGAGATTTTCAGGTTACACCAAGACCTGAACATTATGCCTGTATGGTTGACCTCTTGGGTCGAGCTGGTCGACTAAATGAAGCCCGTGATTTTATTGAGAGAATGCCTACAAGGCCAGATGCTGGTGTCTGGGGAGCCTTGCTTGGGGCATGTAGAATTCATTTAAATGTAGAACTAGCTGAAGTTGCtgcaaaatatttatttgagtTAGATGCAGATAACCCTGGTCGGTATGTTCTCTTGTCCAATATTTACTCATCATCAGGCAAAAGAAATGATGCTGATAGGGTTAGAGCTCTAATGAAACGAAGAGGGGTGAGGAAAATTGCTGGCCATACAATTATAGAGATTGAAAACAAGGTCTATACTTTTGTGGCTGGGGATCAGTCAAACCCCCAAACTAGTTTGATCTATACAGAGTTGGAGAAGATGATAAATAGAATTCGAGAAGTTGGGTACATGCCTGATCTGAACTTTGTATTGCACGATGTGGAGGAAGAGATGAAGGAGAAGATGTTAAATGTGCATAGTGAGAAGCTGGCAATTGTTTTTGGGCTATTAAATACAAGACCTGATAGTGTCATTAGAATAAAGAAGAATCTTAGAGTTTGTGGGGACTGTCATACGGCTACCAAGTTTATCTCTAAGGTTACAGAAAGGGAAATCATTGTTAGAGATGCTCATCGATTTCACCATTTTAAGGAAGGAGCATGCTCTTGTGGAGATTATTGGTGA
- the LOC115991818 gene encoding pyrophosphate-energized vacuolar membrane proton pump isoform X2 has protein sequence MALLSELATEIVIPVCAVIGIAFSFVQFILVSRVKVTPERHAPPQSGNNNKNGYGEYLIEEEDGINDQNVVVKCAEIQNAISEGATSFLFTEYQYVGVFMVAFAILIFLFLGSVKGFSTKNQPCTYDAEKLCKPALATAIFSTVSFVLGALTSVLSGYLGMKIATYANARTTLEARKGVGKAFITAFRSGAVMGFLLAANGLLVLYITINLFKLYYGDDWEGLFEAITGYGLGGSSMALFGRVGGGIYTKAADVGADLVGKVERNIPEDDPRNPAVIADNVGDNVGDIAGMGSDLFGSYAESSCAALVVASISSFGINHEFTAMCYPLLISSMGILVCLITTLFATDFFEIKAVKEIEPALKKQLIISTVLMTVGIAIVSWVALPSSFTIYNFGVQKVVKNWELFLCVGVGLWAGLVIGFVTEYYTSNAYSPVQDVADSCRTGAATNVIFGLALGYKSVIIPIFAIAVSIFVSFSFAAMYGIAVAALGMLSTIATGLAIDAYGPISDNAGGIAEMAGMSHRIRERTDALDAAGNTTAAIGKGFAIGSAALVSLALFGAFVSRAAISTVDVLTPKVFIGLIVGAMLPYWFSAMTMKSVGSAALKMVEEVRRQFNTIPGLMEGLAKPDYATCVKISTDASIKEMIPPGALVMLTPLIVGIFFGVETLSGVLAGSLVSGVQIAISASNTGGAWDNAKKYIEAGASEHARSLGPKGSDPHKAAVIGDTIGDPLKDTSGPSLNILIKLMAVESLVFAPFFATHGGLLFKIF, from the exons ATGGCATTGCTCTCGGAGCTGGCGACGGAGATCGTGATCCCAGTCTGCGCTGTGATCGGGATCGCCTTCTCGTTCGTGCAGTTTATACTAGTCTCGCGCGTGAAGGTCACGCCCGAGCGCCACGCGCCGCCTCAGTCCGGAAACAACAACAAGAACGGTTACGGCGAGTACTTGATCGAAGAGGAGGACGGCATCAACGACCAAAACGTCGTCGTTAAGTGCGCTGAGATTCAGAACGCCATTTCCGAAG GTGCGACATCCTTCCTCTTTACCGAATATCAGTATGTTGGGGTCTTTATGGTTGCTTTTGCAATTTTGATCTTCCTCTTCTTGGGGTCTGTCAAGGGCTTCAGCACAAAAAACCAGCCCTGCACTTATGATGCAGAAAAGTTATGCAAGCCAGCACTTGCAACTGCAATCTTTAGCACTGTCTCTTTTGTGCTTGGTGCTTTAACCTCAGTTTTGTCTGGTTACCTTGGAATGAAAATTGCTACTTATGCCAATGCAAGGACAACTCTGGAAGCAAGAAAGGGTGTTGGGAAGGCCTTCATTACCGCATTCAGATCTGGTGCAGTGATGGGTTTTCTACTTGCTGCAAACGGTCTTTTGGTTCTTTACATTACTATCAATCTCTTTAAGCTGTACTATGGTGATGATTGGGAAGGCCTTTTTGAGGCTATAACTGGTTATGGTCTTGGTGGATCTTCCATGGCACTCTTTGGAAGAGTTGGTGGCGGTATTTATACTAAGGCTGCAGATGTTGGTGCTGACCTTGTAGGAAAGGTTGAAAGAAACATTCCAGAAGATGACCCTAGAAACCCAGCT GTAATTGCAGACAATGTTGGTGATAATGTTGGGGATATTGCTGGAATGGGATCTGATCTTTTTGGCTCGTATGCTGAATCATCTTGTGCTGCCCTTGTTGTTGCTTCCATCTCCTCCTTTGGTATCAACCATGAATTCACTGCAATGTGCTATCCACTTCTCATCAGTTCTATGGGTATCCTTGTCTGTTTAATCACAACCCTCTTTGCAACTGATTTCTTTGAAATCAAGGCTGTCAAGGAAATTGAACCAGCACTGAAAAAGCAACTAATCATCTCCACTGTTCTCATGACTGTGGGGATTGCGATTGTTAGCTGGGTTGCTCTGCCATCATCCTTCACAATTTACAATTTTGGGGTTCAAAAAGTTGTGAAGAACTG GGAGCTCTTCTTGTGCGTGGGTGTTGGTCTTTGGGCTGGACTTGTTATTGGGTTTGTTACAGAGTACTATACTAGCAATGCCTACAg CCCCGTGCAAGATGTTGCTGATTCCTGCAGGACTGGAGCTGCCACTAATGTTATATTTGGCCTTGCTCTAGGATACAAATCAGTCATCATTCCAATCTTTGCCATTGCAGTTAGCATTTTTGTTAGTTTCAGCTTTGCTGCAATGTATGGAATTGCAGTGGCTGCTCTTGGGATGCTGAGCACCATTGCTACTGGGTTGGCTATCGATGCTTATGGACCCATCAGTGACAATGCTGGAGGTATTGCTGAGATGGCGGGCATGAGCCACCGAATCCGTGAAAGAACTGATGCCCTAGATGCTGCTGGTAACACCACTGCTGCCATTGGCAAG GGATTTGCAATTGGATCTGCTGCACTTGTGTCTTTGGCTCTATTTGGTGCTTTTGTGAGCCGTGCTGCTATTTCAACCGTTGATGTATTGACCCCCAAGGTTTTCATTGGACTGATTGTGGGTGCCATGCTTCCTTACTGGTTCTCTGCCATGACCATGAAGAGTGTGGGAAGTGCAGCCTTGAAAATGGTTGAGGAGGTACGTAGGCAATTCAACACTATTCCAGGTCTCATGGAGGGTCTTGCCAAGCCCGACTATGCTACCTGTGTGAAGATCTCCACTGATGCATCCATCAAAGAGATGATTCCTCCTGGTGCCCTTGTCATGCTTACACCTCTTATTGTTGGAATCTTCTTTGGCGTGGAGACCCTATCTGGTGTTCTGGCTGGTTCCCTTGTTTCTGGTGTGCAG ATAGCAATATCTGCATCTAATACCGGTGGAGCTTGGGATAATGCTAAGAAGTATATTGAG